Proteins from a genomic interval of Rhodothermus marinus:
- a CDS encoding TonB-dependent receptor, with protein MRLVRVCCTWVALLVVGVATAWAQTGKIAGVVTDAETGEPLPGVNVVIEGTTMGATTDVEGYYVILNVPPGEYRVRASFVGYAPVVAENVVVNIGLTTELNFQLQPQAVGLEEVVVVAEEPVVKPDVSASIANIRAEQVENLPVVSVADVISLQAGFEPGLTIRGAGGDQVAFAVDGLTLADPRGNTPILGVSFTAIEAVQVQTGGFNAEYGNVRSGLINVVTKEPSTERYFGDILMRYSTPSRPYFGPLPNDMEAYYIKPFLDTTPLEGCARGVAYCGTSVWPRWMQELYPDHQGWDNLAQGTPWTPEQLYSAYKWLVRKDFTIREPNYELDGTIGGPVPLVSRYLGNLRFTASYRQVQTALMFPEQRPAYQDRIFQGKLVSDVASGVKLTIDGLYRKQKGHAAHRDGRGTILTGEMPRYPWDNREDLLPVQMNIGFNINMALFGDWGFSPTNITQSMIGAKLTHTLSPATFYEVQLQRIESDYFTFMPRPRRGGITGPSEIVVCIRRDGTYTDPVNGQCADGELGMSEAPMGYKQSYENAPTPTPFGLLGSQAGSARDSSNIVRYAARVDLTSQVNRVLQVKTGLEYIFSDYHIRHGVYDPANPHHENEKFRWDRTPVQAAYYAQAKLEFKGMIANLGVRFDYFNPSGKWYEYTAFDRALSASVGIRGIDQALSRKPVKKQLTVSPRLGVSFPITDNSKLYFNYGHFRQMLTPQDLFRVEYISNGAIFSIGNPNVPLPRTIAYELGFEQNIGNQFLLRLAGFYRDMHYQAREVEYISVDDAVDYFRVEPLNYGDVRGFELTLEKNRGRWIRGFVNYTYLARKFGNFGFGQINENRAEFRQYLTTTTDHYPWAPVPEPFARFNLEIIVPRDYGLLLGDWRLNLLGEWRAGAKGTWNGQSFTFGPGNDPEIAFNTSWKDYYNLDLRLSKNFETSAGRLQFFVDVTNVLNLKRMYWSNESPFEGPNDMLNYFRSLHLPSDIFGEEFDPGYVWVPGNDKPGDFRKPGVAYDPIYAVVNINQVTEPIPNVLYWDKATGQYMTYTNGQWQPADPKRVDYVLKNKAYIDNPDETYLAFLNPRDVYFGVRLTF; from the coding sequence ATGAGACTGGTACGGGTATGCTGCACCTGGGTGGCCCTGCTTGTAGTCGGTGTTGCGACTGCATGGGCCCAGACAGGCAAGATTGCGGGCGTGGTGACCGATGCGGAGACGGGTGAGCCCTTGCCCGGTGTGAACGTGGTCATCGAAGGGACCACGATGGGTGCCACGACCGACGTCGAGGGCTACTACGTTATTCTGAACGTGCCGCCCGGCGAATACCGGGTGCGGGCCTCGTTCGTCGGTTACGCTCCGGTGGTAGCCGAGAACGTGGTGGTCAACATCGGGCTGACGACCGAACTCAACTTCCAGTTGCAGCCGCAGGCGGTCGGTCTGGAGGAGGTGGTCGTGGTGGCCGAGGAGCCGGTGGTGAAGCCGGACGTGTCGGCCTCGATCGCCAACATCCGGGCCGAGCAGGTGGAGAACCTGCCGGTGGTCAGCGTGGCCGACGTGATCAGCCTGCAGGCGGGGTTTGAGCCGGGTTTGACGATCCGTGGCGCTGGCGGTGATCAGGTGGCCTTTGCCGTGGACGGGCTGACGCTGGCCGACCCCCGTGGCAACACGCCGATTCTGGGAGTCAGCTTCACGGCCATCGAGGCGGTGCAGGTTCAGACCGGCGGCTTCAATGCGGAGTATGGCAATGTGCGGAGCGGTCTGATCAACGTGGTGACGAAAGAGCCGTCGACCGAGCGCTACTTCGGCGACATCCTGATGCGGTATTCCACCCCGTCGCGGCCCTATTTCGGCCCCCTGCCCAACGACATGGAGGCCTATTATATCAAGCCTTTCCTCGATACCACGCCGCTGGAGGGGTGCGCTCGCGGCGTAGCCTATTGTGGCACGAGTGTCTGGCCGAGGTGGATGCAAGAGCTGTACCCGGATCATCAGGGCTGGGATAACCTGGCGCAGGGAACGCCCTGGACGCCCGAGCAGCTGTATTCGGCCTACAAGTGGCTGGTTCGGAAGGATTTCACCATTCGCGAACCGAATTATGAACTGGACGGCACCATCGGCGGACCGGTGCCGCTGGTCAGCCGCTATCTGGGCAATCTGCGCTTCACGGCATCTTATCGACAGGTGCAGACGGCGCTGATGTTTCCGGAGCAGCGGCCGGCCTACCAGGATCGCATTTTCCAGGGGAAGCTGGTCTCGGACGTGGCCAGTGGCGTGAAACTGACCATCGACGGACTTTACCGGAAGCAGAAGGGGCATGCAGCGCATCGTGATGGGCGCGGCACCATTCTGACCGGTGAGATGCCCCGGTATCCCTGGGACAACCGGGAAGATCTCCTGCCGGTCCAGATGAACATTGGTTTCAACATCAACATGGCTCTGTTCGGCGACTGGGGCTTTAGTCCCACGAACATCACCCAGTCGATGATCGGGGCCAAACTGACGCATACGCTGAGTCCGGCCACGTTCTACGAAGTGCAACTGCAGCGCATCGAGTCGGACTACTTCACCTTCATGCCGCGTCCGCGTAGGGGCGGCATTACCGGGCCGAGCGAGATTGTCGTGTGTATCCGTCGGGATGGCACCTACACCGATCCGGTGAACGGCCAGTGTGCCGACGGGGAGCTGGGCATGTCGGAAGCCCCGATGGGCTACAAGCAGTCCTATGAAAACGCACCAACCCCGACACCCTTCGGGTTGCTCGGGTCGCAGGCCGGTTCGGCGCGCGACAGTTCGAACATCGTACGCTATGCCGCTCGTGTGGACCTGACCAGTCAGGTTAACCGCGTGCTGCAGGTCAAGACGGGGCTGGAATACATCTTCAGTGACTACCACATCCGGCATGGCGTCTACGACCCGGCCAACCCGCACCACGAAAACGAGAAGTTCCGCTGGGACCGCACGCCCGTACAGGCGGCCTACTATGCGCAGGCCAAGCTGGAGTTCAAGGGCATGATCGCCAACCTGGGCGTGCGCTTCGATTACTTCAACCCCAGCGGCAAGTGGTACGAATATACGGCTTTCGACCGGGCGCTCTCGGCAAGCGTGGGCATTCGGGGCATCGACCAGGCCCTTTCGCGCAAGCCGGTGAAGAAACAGCTCACGGTGAGCCCGCGCCTGGGCGTTTCGTTCCCGATCACCGACAACAGCAAGCTGTACTTCAACTACGGTCACTTCCGCCAGATGCTCACGCCGCAGGACCTGTTCCGTGTCGAGTACATCTCGAACGGAGCGATTTTCAGCATCGGTAACCCGAACGTGCCGCTGCCGCGCACGATTGCCTACGAGCTGGGCTTCGAACAGAACATCGGCAATCAGTTCCTGCTGCGGCTGGCGGGCTTCTACCGCGACATGCACTACCAGGCGCGTGAGGTCGAATACATCAGTGTGGACGATGCGGTGGACTACTTCCGCGTAGAGCCGCTCAATTATGGCGATGTGCGTGGCTTCGAGCTGACGCTCGAAAAGAACCGGGGGCGCTGGATTCGCGGCTTCGTGAACTACACGTACCTGGCGCGGAAGTTCGGCAACTTCGGCTTCGGACAGATCAACGAAAACCGGGCCGAATTCCGGCAATACCTGACGACCACGACGGACCACTATCCCTGGGCGCCGGTACCGGAGCCGTTCGCCCGGTTCAACCTGGAAATCATCGTGCCCAGAGATTACGGGCTACTGCTGGGCGACTGGCGCCTCAACCTGCTGGGCGAGTGGCGCGCCGGCGCCAAAGGCACCTGGAACGGGCAATCTTTCACCTTCGGCCCGGGCAACGATCCGGAGATTGCCTTCAATACGAGCTGGAAGGACTACTACAACCTGGACCTTCGCCTCAGCAAAAACTTCGAGACGTCGGCCGGACGGCTCCAGTTCTTCGTGGACGTAACCAATGTGCTCAACTTGAAGCGCATGTACTGGAGCAACGAGTCGCCGTTTGAGGGGCCCAACGACATGCTGAACTACTTCCGCTCGCTGCACCTGCCAAGCGACATCTTCGGCGAGGAGTTCGATCCGGGTTACGTCTGGGTGCCGGGCAACGACAAGCCAGGTGATTTCCGGAAGCCCGGGGTAGCCTACGACCCGATCTATGCGGTGGTGAACATCAATCAGGTGACGGAGCCAATACCTAATGTCCTCTACTGGGATAAGGCGACCGGCCAGTATATGACCTATACGAACGGCCAGTGGCAGCCCGCCGACCCGAAACGCGTGGACTACGTGCTCAAGAACAAGGCCTACATCGACAACCCTGACGAGACGTATCTGGCCTTCCTGAATCCACGCGATGTCTACTTCGGCGTGCGGCTCACATTCTGA
- a CDS encoding CRTAC1 family protein, with protein MKREALRWKILGMALIAGLAACRAPEPSVTLSSTARMVDTLAAIYRRALADPMAYYLLNSRRAEWWHRRLEQTGSSSLSLRLNYARELLAAGQTEAAIQKLQALLARFGTYEGAPETRQLLEALATAYFRLGEQQNCLALPHPEACILPLQGGGIHRRREAVQQAAALWERLLESRPFDFQSRWLLNLAYMAMGRYPDGVPARWRIDGLAPAQPGAPSFRNVAMALGVDVVGLAGGVSSEDFNGDGWVDLLVTSYGLNDQVRLFLADGQGGFVDHTEAAGLKGIVGGLNTVHADYDNDGDVDVLILRGAWLGPAGRMPNSLLRNNGDGTFTDVTYEAGLGYACPSQTAAFADFNLDGWIDLFVGCESNWVSAWAVGLGGLPEDQFVEFPCALYVNNGDGTFTDVAPDVGLDLKAMVKGAAWGDVNNDGLPDLYVSVLGGPNHLFVNRGGTDPRNWHFEEAAEQAGVTGPLFSFPVWFFDYNQDGLEDLFVASFDLRYLAETPAEYALEWLGIRRRSEPPALYRNNGDGTFNDVTREAGLDRACFTMSGNYGDLNGDGWPDMYWGTGTPDFRALVPNRLFKGRGETFEDVTLISGTGHLQKGHGVAMADFDRDGDLDMYVVLGGAFESDVFPNALFENVQSTGNWIQLRLVGRRANRAAIGARIRLVVRTSDGRRRVHYATVSSGGSFGASPLMSWIGLGDATHIDTLEIRWPTPDGRRDLHFNLEVNRTYVLEEGQH; from the coding sequence ATGAAGCGTGAAGCGTTGCGCTGGAAAATTCTGGGGATGGCCTTAATTGCCGGACTGGCCGCCTGTCGGGCACCTGAACCGTCCGTCACCCTGAGCAGCACGGCCCGCATGGTCGACACGCTGGCAGCCATCTACCGGCGGGCGCTGGCCGATCCCATGGCCTATTATCTGCTGAATAGCCGGCGTGCCGAGTGGTGGCACAGGCGGTTGGAGCAGACGGGGAGCAGCTCTCTTTCTCTTCGCTTAAACTATGCCCGGGAGTTGCTGGCGGCCGGTCAGACCGAAGCGGCCATCCAGAAACTGCAGGCGTTACTGGCGCGCTTTGGCACCTACGAGGGAGCGCCGGAGACGCGTCAGCTCCTGGAGGCGCTGGCTACGGCCTATTTCCGGCTGGGTGAGCAGCAGAACTGTCTGGCGTTGCCCCATCCGGAAGCCTGCATCCTGCCCCTTCAGGGCGGGGGCATTCACCGGCGCCGGGAAGCCGTGCAGCAGGCAGCCGCACTCTGGGAGCGGCTGCTCGAAAGCCGGCCGTTCGACTTTCAGTCGCGCTGGCTGTTGAACCTGGCCTATATGGCCATGGGCCGGTACCCCGACGGCGTGCCCGCGCGCTGGCGTATCGACGGGCTGGCGCCGGCACAACCGGGCGCGCCATCTTTTCGAAACGTGGCAATGGCGCTCGGCGTGGACGTGGTAGGGCTGGCCGGAGGCGTTTCGTCCGAGGATTTCAACGGCGACGGCTGGGTCGATCTGCTGGTCACGTCTTACGGGCTGAACGACCAGGTGCGCCTTTTCCTGGCGGACGGACAGGGCGGCTTCGTGGATCATACGGAGGCGGCGGGCCTGAAAGGGATTGTCGGCGGGCTCAATACGGTGCACGCCGACTATGACAACGACGGCGATGTGGACGTGCTGATTCTCCGCGGAGCCTGGCTGGGACCGGCCGGCCGCATGCCCAATTCGCTGCTCCGCAACAACGGAGACGGCACCTTTACCGACGTAACCTACGAGGCCGGACTGGGCTATGCCTGTCCGTCGCAGACGGCCGCTTTTGCGGATTTTAACCTGGACGGCTGGATCGATCTGTTCGTCGGGTGTGAATCGAACTGGGTCTCGGCCTGGGCGGTCGGTCTGGGCGGCTTGCCCGAAGACCAATTTGTCGAGTTTCCCTGCGCGCTCTACGTCAACAACGGCGACGGGACGTTTACCGACGTCGCTCCGGACGTCGGGCTGGACCTGAAGGCCATGGTCAAAGGCGCAGCCTGGGGCGACGTGAACAACGATGGGCTGCCCGATCTGTACGTTTCCGTCCTGGGCGGTCCCAATCATCTGTTTGTGAACCGGGGTGGGACAGATCCCCGAAACTGGCACTTCGAAGAGGCGGCCGAGCAGGCCGGTGTTACCGGGCCGCTGTTCAGTTTTCCCGTCTGGTTCTTCGACTACAACCAGGATGGCCTGGAAGACCTGTTTGTGGCCAGCTTCGATCTGCGTTATCTGGCCGAAACGCCTGCAGAATACGCTCTGGAATGGCTGGGCATCCGGCGCCGGAGCGAGCCGCCCGCGCTTTACCGCAACAACGGCGACGGCACCTTCAACGACGTGACCCGGGAGGCCGGACTGGACCGGGCCTGCTTCACCATGAGCGGCAACTACGGCGACCTGAACGGCGACGGCTGGCCCGATATGTACTGGGGCACGGGCACGCCCGACTTCCGGGCGCTGGTGCCCAATCGCCTGTTCAAGGGACGGGGCGAAACGTTCGAGGACGTAACGCTCATCTCCGGCACCGGACACCTTCAGAAAGGGCACGGCGTGGCAATGGCCGATTTCGACCGAGATGGCGATCTGGATATGTACGTCGTGCTGGGCGGTGCCTTTGAAAGCGACGTGTTTCCCAACGCGCTGTTTGAAAACGTGCAATCGACCGGCAACTGGATACAACTCCGTCTGGTAGGTCGACGGGCCAACCGTGCGGCCATTGGAGCCCGGATCCGTCTGGTTGTCCGGACGTCTGACGGTCGCCGCCGCGTGCACTACGCCACGGTGTCTTCCGGCGGGAGTTTCGGCGCCTCGCCGCTGATGTCCTGGATCGGTCTGGGCGACGCCACGCATATCGACACGCTGGAAATCCGCTGGCCCACACCGGACGGTCGGCGCGACCTGCATTTCAATCTGGAGGTGAACCGCACCTACGTGTTGGAAGAAGGACAGCACTGA
- a CDS encoding tetratricopeptide repeat protein: MRGPIGQAVPVCVLLLVTLGACRERQLAYSPLLPEVQALMARAEQAFAQQQFSRAIALADSAETLQPEHPDILFFKGRVYTHMRLLDEADSLYRLVARRVPDYPGVWHNLANNAARRGQFREAIALFQRELEYHPGAFSWRGIGRAYAELGRPDSARFALETALRYDSTYAEAWLDLAELYEKEGRYEEALQAARRAWELAPRSLVARYRLGNLLLLTGQPAQARPLLESVVQEAPWHQAAHYSLGRVLQQLGETEAARRMLERAEALRTLQAKVEQAELLVANTPRDPYAYATLGSLLRRLGQYREALYAYQVAHFLAPDNLEFQNNMAVLHLLLGEEDRAIALLEAAVRRDTTFVDGWINLGILYARQGRREAARRAWEQALRLAPDRPEPRRYLEGLTTAAPDTLR, encoded by the coding sequence ATGCGGGGTCCGATCGGCCAGGCGGTGCCTGTTTGTGTGCTGCTGCTGGTGACGCTGGGCGCGTGCCGGGAGAGGCAACTGGCCTATTCGCCGCTGCTTCCCGAGGTACAGGCGCTGATGGCCCGGGCCGAGCAGGCGTTCGCGCAGCAGCAGTTCTCCCGGGCCATTGCGCTGGCCGACAGCGCGGAAACGCTTCAGCCAGAGCATCCGGACATTCTCTTTTTCAAGGGGCGCGTCTACACGCACATGCGACTGCTCGACGAGGCCGACAGCCTGTATCGGCTGGTGGCCCGTCGCGTGCCGGACTATCCCGGCGTCTGGCACAACCTGGCCAACAATGCCGCCCGGCGCGGGCAATTCCGGGAGGCGATTGCCCTGTTTCAGCGGGAGCTGGAGTACCATCCCGGGGCATTCTCGTGGCGGGGCATCGGACGGGCCTATGCGGAGCTGGGGCGTCCCGACAGCGCGCGGTTTGCCCTTGAGACCGCCCTTCGTTACGACAGCACCTATGCCGAGGCATGGCTCGATCTGGCCGAGTTGTATGAAAAAGAAGGCCGCTACGAGGAGGCGCTGCAGGCGGCCCGTCGGGCCTGGGAGCTTGCGCCTAGGAGTCTGGTGGCTCGTTACCGGCTGGGTAACCTGCTGTTGCTGACCGGTCAGCCGGCACAGGCGCGGCCGCTGCTGGAGTCCGTCGTGCAGGAGGCACCCTGGCATCAGGCAGCCCACTACAGCCTGGGGCGTGTGCTGCAGCAACTGGGCGAGACCGAAGCGGCGCGGCGTATGCTGGAACGGGCCGAGGCGTTACGTACGCTGCAGGCGAAGGTGGAGCAAGCCGAACTTCTGGTGGCCAACACGCCCCGCGATCCCTACGCCTATGCCACGCTGGGATCGCTTCTGCGGCGGCTGGGACAGTACCGGGAGGCACTCTATGCCTATCAGGTGGCGCACTTTCTGGCCCCGGATAACCTGGAGTTTCAGAACAACATGGCCGTGCTGCACCTGCTCCTGGGAGAGGAAGACCGGGCCATTGCCCTGCTGGAGGCGGCCGTGCGGCGCGACACGACGTTTGTCGATGGCTGGATCAACCTGGGTATCCTGTACGCTCGACAGGGGCGTCGCGAGGCAGCCCGACGTGCCTGGGAGCAGGCCCTTCGTCTGGCCCCCGATCGGCCCGAGCCCCGCCGCTATCTGGAAGGGCTGACCACTGCCGCACCGGATACGCTCCGATGA
- a CDS encoding CRTAC1 family protein yields the protein MPKRLWGSLLLLLFVGCERAEQVQKPVEETASVETVQIAFTDVTEAAGLSAFRHETGAFGQKWFPESMGPGCGFVDYDGDGWLDIVLVGGGVWPGHSDKDWVRPLWLFRNNGDGTFTDVTDEAGLGQLNAYGIGITAADYDNDGDEDLYFTTLWKNVLLRNNGDGTFTDVTDEAGVAGDSVWSSSAIFFDADGDGDLDLFVGNYVYWTPETDLWCSLDEKTKGYCTPEAYTGVPPYFFRNNGDGTFTDESEKAGFVPAPGKTLGVAETDYNRDGWPDLVVANDTQPDQLYRNNGDGTFTDIGMLSGMAYDENGKARAGMGIDAGVVDTTGQISLFVGNFSKEMIGVYRYIGNDLFIDRAAVSKIGRQSLQTLTFGLFLFDVDLDGDLDLFAANGHVQDEIERVQDGITYAQPPHLFLNDGNGFFVDVAPKVGGVLTQPIVARGAAYGDFNRDGLVDILVIENSGPAHLWRNDTKGAGHYLRVQLVGTKSHPQGISSRVVVRIGNRWMEQRVRTGGSYLAVSEKTLTFGLGAARQVDAVDVEWATGLRERFGPFEANQEVRLVEGTGRPLETLARASF from the coding sequence ATGCCGAAACGACTCTGGGGAAGTCTGTTGCTCCTGCTTTTTGTCGGCTGCGAACGGGCCGAGCAGGTACAGAAGCCGGTGGAGGAAACCGCCTCCGTGGAGACCGTACAGATCGCCTTCACGGACGTGACCGAGGCGGCCGGGCTGAGCGCCTTCCGGCACGAGACGGGCGCCTTCGGCCAGAAGTGGTTTCCGGAATCGATGGGGCCGGGTTGCGGCTTCGTCGATTACGACGGCGACGGATGGCTTGACATCGTGCTGGTGGGCGGCGGCGTCTGGCCCGGCCACAGCGACAAGGACTGGGTGCGACCGCTCTGGCTCTTTCGCAACAACGGGGACGGGACGTTCACGGACGTGACCGACGAGGCCGGGCTCGGCCAGCTCAACGCCTACGGCATCGGCATCACGGCCGCCGACTACGACAACGACGGCGACGAAGACCTGTACTTCACCACACTCTGGAAAAATGTCCTCCTGCGCAACAACGGCGACGGCACGTTCACGGACGTTACCGACGAGGCCGGCGTGGCCGGCGACTCGGTCTGGAGCAGCTCGGCCATCTTCTTCGACGCCGATGGCGATGGCGACCTGGACCTGTTCGTGGGCAACTACGTCTACTGGACACCGGAAACCGACCTCTGGTGCTCACTCGACGAAAAGACCAAGGGCTACTGCACGCCCGAAGCCTATACGGGCGTGCCCCCCTACTTCTTCCGCAACAACGGCGACGGCACGTTTACCGACGAGAGCGAAAAGGCCGGATTCGTGCCGGCGCCGGGTAAGACGCTGGGCGTGGCCGAGACCGACTACAACCGGGACGGCTGGCCCGACTTGGTCGTGGCCAACGATACGCAGCCGGACCAGCTCTACCGCAACAATGGCGACGGCACGTTCACCGACATCGGCATGCTCAGCGGCATGGCCTACGACGAAAACGGCAAGGCGCGGGCCGGCATGGGCATCGACGCGGGCGTCGTGGACACCACCGGCCAGATCAGCCTCTTCGTGGGTAACTTTTCCAAGGAAATGATTGGCGTCTACCGCTACATCGGCAACGACCTGTTCATCGATCGGGCCGCCGTCTCCAAGATCGGCCGCCAGAGCCTCCAGACGCTGACGTTCGGGCTGTTTCTATTTGACGTCGATCTGGACGGCGACCTGGACCTCTTCGCCGCCAACGGACACGTGCAGGACGAGATCGAGCGCGTGCAGGATGGCATCACCTACGCGCAACCGCCGCACCTTTTCCTGAACGATGGGAATGGTTTCTTTGTGGATGTGGCGCCGAAAGTCGGAGGCGTCCTGACGCAACCGATCGTTGCCCGCGGAGCCGCCTACGGCGACTTCAACCGGGACGGGCTCGTCGATATTCTGGTGATCGAAAACAGCGGGCCGGCGCATCTCTGGCGCAACGATACAAAGGGGGCCGGGCACTACCTGCGCGTGCAACTGGTCGGCACGAAAAGCCATCCGCAGGGCATCAGCAGTCGGGTGGTGGTGCGGATAGGCAACCGGTGGATGGAGCAGCGGGTGCGCACCGGCGGAAGCTATCTGGCCGTCTCCGAGAAGACGCTCACGTTCGGGCTGGGTGCAGCGCGACAGGTGGACGCCGTCGACGTCGAATGGGCGACCGGATTGCGCGAGCGCTTCGGGCCCTTCGAGGCCAATCAGGAAGTGCGCCTCGTAGAAGGAACCGGCCGTCCGCTGGAGACGCTGGCGCGGGCAAGCTTCTGA
- a CDS encoding tetratricopeptide repeat protein, with the protein MPRPRKRLFHLPAGQRRLISILLGGFLVMLLNSLVLVLFDRSTALVYMSNVLLHVGLGLLLVVPLLLFLLAHIRTMPLRWNLRATAAGVFTALSMGVLLVSGILLFWGTPTLNRRVLLTLHVVSMFTSLLGFLVHVSLKRGVRFRFLLPEGIAALRRGQVLRHPLTLTFCAGVVVSVAFFLVPWLKQPDPVYLDTGNENPLAASEALLAHEGFFKEATLSGSKTCGQAGCHPDIYAQWEASAHHFSSFNNPYYRRSIEYMLERRPVEAARWCASCHDPVMLFSGRFGHRMPLDTTHWTAHEGITCLSCHAITGLRDLRGNGRYVIAEPDEYPFARSTNPVGQWLHRQLIRAKPEPHREAMLRPVHRTEQFCSTCHKVGLPPAVNYYRWLRGQNEYDAWQMSGVSGNTVRSFYLPAQPRTCIDCHMPLVPSDDQGNDGGFVRSHRFLAANTALPFLKGHDEQLRATQAFLQDSIATVDLFLVRVNGRTYGPDEPMPVLRPGDRVELTVVVRNRKVGHTLPGGTNDSNELWLEVIGRDPEGRAVVASGLLDDEGRIDSTAHFFGAVFVDRAGQEANKRNPHDFRTPVYVNVINPGTARTVHYRFTVPPGRPITELSVAFKHRKFKWYFNNWTFRGRVAPGQPDSLATPEVDYRRWILDEDRTAPALPITTIATARRVAGQVPESNVPLWERWNDYGIGLFLEGNTRRALDAFEQVSRLAPDNPEGPINLARVLIAEGQLDRAMEALIEAERRRPGYLKTAYFRGKIYQRQGEYDRALAEWMRVVERYPLDRVLLQEIGRIHYLSGRYEEALRWFDRILAIDPEDLGGLYNRMLALGALGRTEEFRAAKARYEYHKVDEEASAWSTPYKHRHPMANREAQPIHEHELHPVDENGRLRIAPMLAWQNIDR; encoded by the coding sequence ATGCCCCGCCCGCGTAAACGGCTGTTTCATCTGCCTGCCGGACAGCGCCGGCTCATAAGCATCTTGCTGGGCGGCTTCCTTGTGATGCTGCTCAACAGCCTGGTGCTCGTGCTGTTCGACCGCTCGACGGCGCTCGTCTACATGAGCAACGTGCTGCTGCACGTCGGACTCGGCCTGCTGCTGGTCGTGCCGCTCCTGCTGTTCCTGCTGGCGCATATCCGCACGATGCCGCTGCGCTGGAATCTTCGGGCGACGGCCGCCGGCGTGTTCACGGCGCTCTCCATGGGGGTGCTGCTCGTGAGCGGCATCCTGCTTTTCTGGGGCACGCCGACGCTGAACCGACGCGTGCTGCTGACGCTTCACGTCGTGAGCATGTTTACCTCACTGCTGGGCTTTCTCGTCCATGTGTCGCTCAAGCGAGGGGTGCGCTTTCGCTTTCTGCTGCCCGAGGGCATTGCCGCCTTGCGCCGGGGACAGGTCCTGCGCCATCCGCTGACGCTGACGTTCTGCGCGGGCGTGGTGGTCTCGGTTGCCTTCTTCCTGGTGCCCTGGCTCAAACAGCCCGATCCGGTCTACCTCGACACCGGCAACGAAAATCCGCTGGCTGCCTCCGAGGCCCTGCTGGCACACGAGGGCTTTTTCAAGGAGGCCACGCTTTCCGGCTCGAAAACCTGCGGCCAGGCCGGCTGCCACCCCGACATTTACGCCCAGTGGGAGGCTTCGGCCCACCATTTCTCTTCGTTCAACAACCCGTACTACCGCCGCTCCATCGAATACATGCTGGAGCGCCGACCGGTCGAGGCCGCCCGCTGGTGCGCCTCCTGCCACGACCCGGTCATGCTCTTTTCGGGACGCTTCGGCCACCGCATGCCGCTCGACACCACACACTGGACGGCCCACGAGGGCATCACCTGTCTTTCCTGTCATGCCATTACGGGGCTGCGCGACCTCCGGGGCAACGGCCGTTACGTGATCGCCGAACCCGATGAATATCCCTTTGCCCGAAGCACGAATCCGGTGGGGCAGTGGCTGCACCGCCAGCTCATTCGGGCCAAGCCGGAGCCACACCGGGAGGCCATGCTCCGACCCGTGCACCGTACCGAGCAGTTCTGCAGCACCTGTCATAAAGTGGGGCTGCCGCCCGCCGTCAACTACTACCGCTGGCTCCGGGGCCAGAACGAATACGACGCCTGGCAGATGAGTGGCGTATCGGGCAACACAGTGCGGTCGTTCTACCTGCCGGCACAACCGCGCACCTGCATCGACTGCCACATGCCCCTGGTGCCCTCCGACGACCAGGGCAACGACGGAGGCTTTGTGCGCAGCCACCGCTTCCTGGCCGCCAACACGGCGCTGCCCTTCCTCAAAGGCCACGACGAACAGCTCCGGGCTACGCAGGCGTTTCTGCAGGACTCCATCGCCACGGTCGATCTGTTTCTGGTGCGCGTCAACGGCCGCACCTACGGCCCCGACGAACCCATGCCCGTACTCCGACCCGGCGATCGGGTGGAGTTGACCGTGGTCGTGCGCAACCGTAAGGTCGGCCATACCTTGCCCGGCGGTACGAACGACTCGAACGAACTCTGGCTGGAGGTGATCGGACGTGACCCCGAAGGGCGAGCCGTGGTGGCCTCGGGACTGCTCGACGACGAAGGGCGGATCGATTCCACCGCGCACTTTTTTGGGGCCGTTTTTGTGGACCGAGCCGGGCAGGAGGCCAACAAGCGCAACCCGCACGACTTCCGCACGCCGGTTTACGTGAACGTGATCAATCCGGGCACGGCGCGAACGGTCCATTACCGCTTCACCGTGCCGCCCGGTCGTCCGATCACCGAGCTCTCGGTGGCCTTCAAACACCGCAAGTTCAAGTGGTACTTCAATAACTGGACGTTCCGGGGGCGCGTGGCGCCCGGCCAGCCCGACTCGCTTGCCACGCCCGAGGTGGACTACCGCCGCTGGATCCTGGATGAAGACCGCACGGCGCCCGCGCTTCCGATCACCACCATCGCCACGGCGCGCCGCGTGGCCGGACAGGTGCCCGAAAGCAACGTGCCGCTCTGGGAGCGCTGGAACGACTATGGCATCGGTCTCTTTCTGGAGGGCAACACCCGACGGGCGCTGGATGCCTTCGAGCAGGTGAGCCGGCTGGCCCCGGACAATCCCGAAGGGCCGATCAATCTGGCCCGCGTGCTGATCGCCGAAGGGCAGCTCGACCGGGCCATGGAGGCGCTGATCGAAGCCGAACGACGTCGCCCCGGCTACCTGAAGACCGCCTACTTCCGGGGCAAGATCTACCAGCGGCAGGGCGAATACGACCGGGCGCTGGCCGAGTGGATGCGCGTGGTCGAACGCTATCCACTCGATCGCGTCCTCCTGCAGGAGATCGGACGGATTCATTACCTTTCGGGCCGCTATGAAGAAGCACTCCGGTGGTTCGATCGCATCCTGGCCATCGATCCGGAAGACCTTGGCGGCCTCTACAATCGGATGCTGGCGCTGGGGGCGCTGGGACGCACCGAGGAGTTCCGGGCGGCGAAAGCTCGCTACGAATATCATAAGGTGGACGAAGAAGCCTCGGCCTGGAGTACACCCTACAAGCATCGCCATCCGATGGCCAACCGCGAGGCGCAGCCCATCCACGAGCACGAGCTGCATCCCGTGGATGAAAACGGACGGCTGCGTATAGCGCCGATGCTGGCCTGGCAAAACATCGATCGATAA